AGACCCCGAACGGGCCTACTTGGCGGGGCTTCTGCACGATGCGGCGCGGGACCTGCCTTTGGAGGAGCTTTTGCGCCTAGCCTCCCCGGAGAACGAGGTGGAGAGGGCCCACCCCTTGGCCCTCCACGGCCGGGCGGCCCGCAGGCTGGCGGAGGCTTGGGGGGTGGAGGACCCGGAGGTCCTGGAGGCCATAGAGGGGCACGTCTACGGGGTTTCCCCCGAGAACGGGCTGGGCATGGCCCTCTACGTGGCCGACGTTTCCGAGCCCGGGAGGGGGGTGAACGGGGAGATCCGCGACCTCGCCCTTTCGGGGAGGCTTCGGGAGGCCTACCGGGAGGCGGTGGTCAACAAGGTGCACTACCTCCAGGGCAAGGGCATTCCCGTCCACCCCAGGACCCTGGAGGTGTACGAGAGCCTCCAACATGCGCCCTAGGGTTTCCTTCCTCCTCTTGGCCTTGGCGCTTTTCGCCCTTGGGGGCGTTCTTTCCCTGCCCCGTCCGAAGGAGGAGGGGGAGGTGCGCCCCGTGCGGGCGGGGGCCTTGCCGGAGATGGGGGTGGTGGTGGCGGCCCGGGACATAGAGTACTGCGGCTACCACACCCCCTGCGGCCCCGGTTCCCGCACGGACACCATCTTTTACCTGCGCCTAAGGGGCCAGGAGGCCAAGGGGGTGGCCATCCCCCGCGACCTCTA
This Thermus hydrothermalis DNA region includes the following protein-coding sequences:
- the yqeK gene encoding bis(5'-nucleosyl)-tetraphosphatase (symmetrical) YqeK, with protein sequence MKSTPSTAELLEKVRPLVTPERWAHILRVAELARTIAERNGLDPERAYLAGLLHDAARDLPLEELLRLASPENEVERAHPLALHGRAARRLAEAWGVEDPEVLEAIEGHVYGVSPENGLGMALYVADVSEPGRGVNGEIRDLALSGRLREAYREAVVNKVHYLQGKGIPVHPRTLEVYESLQHAP